The genome window GATCTTTCCCGGCGATCTCTTCGACACGTGGGGCTGGCGCTGCATGTTCTTCACCGGCATCCTGAGTTCGGTGCTCGGCCTCTTCGTGTTCAACAGTCTCGAGGAATCGCCGCTCTGGAAAAAGCTCGCCGCGGAGAAGGCCGCGAAAGCCAAGGCCGCCGCCGCGCAGGTTCAGACCGCGCCGGCCGAAGTGGTGCGCTCGCCGGTGCGCACGCTCTTTTCGCGCGACTATCGCGGCGTGCTGTTCGTGAACCTGCTGCTGACCATCGGGGGCGGCAGCGGCTACTACCTCACGTCCGGCTATCTGCCGACGTTCCTCAAGGTCGTGAGCCATGCGCCCAACGGCGCCGCCGCCGCGATCCTGATGATCTCGAGCGTGGCGGTGCTCGCCGCGTCGGTTGCGGCGGGGCACTTGAGCACGTTCATCGGGCGCAAGAGCGCGTTCGTGTGGATCGGCCTGATCCGGCTCGTCGCGCTGCCGGGGCTTTTCCTGCTGCTGCCGACCGCGCACAGCATCACGATGATCGGCGTCTACGCGGTGCTGCTCTCCGCGCTCGGAAGCGCGGGCTATGCGCCGATCCTCATCTTCCTGAACGAACGCTTCCCGACCGCGATCCGCGCAACCGGCACCGGCCTTTCATGGAACATCGGCTTTGCCATCGGCGGGATGATGCCGACCTTCGTCTCGCTCATCGCGAAGGATGCGAGCCAGTTGCCCTCGACGCTCGCGATCTTCGTCGGCGCGATCAGCGTGATCTTTCTGGTCGGCGCGTTTATCGTGCCCGAGACGCTCGGCAAGCTGGAAAACGGCGCGCGGCGCGCCGGCTGAACATCAGGCTGAACATCAGGCTTCCGGCGCGCGCTTGGTCACGCGCCGGATTTCCTCGGTGATGATGCCGATGAGCGCCTGCGCGGCGGGACCGATCGGCCGCTTCGGATGCGTGACCTGGATGATGTGACGCACGATCGGCGGCGAGACGATGGTGCGGGCGCGCAGACGGCCATCGTCCACTTCCGCCTGCACGACGACGCGCGGGAGAATCGTCGCCGTGGCGCTCTGCTCGACGAACTGCACGATGGTGCTGAGCAGATCGATCTCGAACTTCGGCTTGATGACGATGTCGGCGGCCATGAGCGCGGCGTCGAGCGCGCCGCGCAAACCGTTGCGGCGCGTCGGCAAGACGAGTTCGAGGTCCGTCCGCCCGACGAGATCGATTTCGTCCGGTAGCGCCGGGCCGTGCGTCGCGCTGGTCACGAGCACCATTTCCTCGACGAGCAGCGGCTCCACGTCGAGCGTGAGCCGTCCGCGCGGCTTGTTGATGATCGCGGCGTCGAGCCGGCCGGATTCGACGGCGTCGATGAGCTGCGCGCTGAAACCGTCGGCCACCGACACTTCCACTTGCGGAAAGAGCGCATCGAAGCGCGCGAGCGATTCGGGCAGCACGCTTTGCGCCTCCGACGACACCATGCCGAGCGACACGCGCCCGGTCACGATCACATCGCGCCGGGACAGATGCTCGCGCGCGTTGTCGATGTCGCGCATGATCGGCGTGTAGAGCCGGTACATGAGGCGCGCCGCTTCCGTCGGCGCCATGCCGTGCGGCCCGCGCTCGAAAAGCGTCTGACGCACTTCGCTCTCCAGCTTCGCGACCTGCATGCTGAGCGCGGGCTGCGCGATGTTGAGGCGCTTCGCGGCGCGCGTGACCGTGCCTTCCTCGAAGAGCGCGATGAAATACTGGATCTGCTTGAGTTCCATGTGACAGGCGTGAACCGGACGGGACCGACGAGGATAGTACCGCGCGCCGCCCCTCAAGAGATCGGCGCCGTGGTCGTTAACTCCCGTATGGAGTCGCCGATTCCAGCCGGGCGCCGGCGAGGCCGCGAGCCCGCGGCGACCAAGCGAGAGCATTCATGTGGACCTCATTACCTTTTACTTCCTTGCGATAGGCACGTTGCTCGCCAGTTGCGGCCTGACGTACTGGGAGCATCGGACGCAGCAAAGGCGCAGCCGCGAACTCAAGATACTGGCGGCGGGTTATCTGACGCTCGCCGTCGGCTGCACGGCGGCGTCCTTTCGGCACGATTTGCCCGGCGCGCTCGGCTCGGCGCTGAGCAATGTCGTCATCGAGGCGGGGTATCTGCTCGTCCTGCACGGCGTCGCGGCGCTGAGCGGGCGGCATTATCGCGGGTTCTCCATCGGGCTGGGCGGCGTGCTGGCGCTCGTCTGGATCGTCGGCGGCGCGCGCTGGCAGGACGCAATTTGGAATTTCGCGAGCGCGCTTCCGATTGCCATCGCCTCGGGCATGACCGCGCGCGAACTCGCCAAAAGCGACGGCAACCACTGGGGGCAGGCGCGGCGCATCGCCGTGATCGTCTCGGGCGTTCACGGCGTTTTTTATGCGGCGCGGGCGTGCGTGCTGCCGTGGGTCGCGGCGTCGTTCGGGCCGCATCTGCTGCCGGTCGTCGGCAAGATCACGATGTACGAAGGCGTGCTTTATTCGGTCATTTTGCCGATGACGCTGCTGCGGCTCGTGCGCGACGAAGCGCATGCCGAACTGCTGCGGGAATCGACGACGGATTACCTGACGGGACTCGGCAACCGCCGATGGTTCTTCGAGGAAGGCGCGCGCGCGATTCGCGAGGGCGCGGCATGCGTCCTTGCGATCGATCTCGACCAGTTCAAGACGATCAACGACCGGCACGGCCATCACGCGGGCGACGAGGTGTTGAAGTCGTTCGCGCGGGTCGCGCGCAGCGTGCTCGGGCGCGACGCCGTGCTTGCGCGGATCGGCGGCGAAGAGTTCGCTGCGGTGCTTTTGCACCGCGACGGTCAGCGTGCGCGCGCGCTCGGCGACGCCATCGTCGGGCGGTTCGCGCACGCGGTGTCGTTCGATGCGGACGCCGCGCAGATCCGCGCGACGGTGAGCATCGGCCTCGCGCTCTCGGACGCCGATGGCGCAGCGCTTCCCGAGTTGCTCGCCTCGGCCGACCGCGCGTTGTATGCGGCCAAGTCTGCGGGAGGCAACCGGCTGGTGGTCGCGGGCGAGGCCGTTGCGAGCGTCACGTTCGCGTGAACGCAAGCGTGCGCTAGCGTGGGATGGCGGCCAGTGCGATGTCGCCCGCGTTATCCAGTTGCTCCACATGCCAGCACTTGTCCATCAACGCACGCGTCTGACCGGGCGGCAAGATGCCGTCGGCGAGATCGGAGAATTTCTTTTCCAGTTGCGCATCGGTCATCGGCACTTCCACGCTGCCTATCGCGTGCTGAATAAATTTGTGCAGCTTGCGGCCGTCCTTTAGCGTGATAGTCATGTCGACCTGTTCCGGCTTGATGGCGGGATCGACAATGGCGTTCACCTTGTCGCGCAACGCAACGGTATTCGGGTCGCGCACTTTGGCGTCGCTGAACTGCTTCTCGCCTGCGGCGCCGTCGATGATCGCAATGGCTACCGCATGATAAATGCTGAACTTTCCTTCCAGCCCGATCTGCGGCGTCTTCTTCCCGGTCAGTTCGATGACTAACGGATGCACGCGAAGGTCGATCCGCTCGATCTGATCGGCCTTGAGATTATTTTCATTGCGAAGCTGGATCGCGGCATCGATGGCCGGATGAATGACGATGCCGCACGCGAACGGCTTGTACGTATTGAGCGTCGATTCGTAATGCGTGCCGAGACCTTCGGTGATCTCGCGATAATCCTGCTTGGTGCTGATCGTGTTGGCCCAGCCGCGCTTCGCCTCGATCATGCCGTCCGAACTCGTGTAATCCTTGCTCGCCAGAAGCGCCGCAAAGATGCCGTTCGCGGCGGCGCGTCCCGGATTGAAGCTCTTGTTCATCGAGCCGAATGATTCGCGCAGGCCGACCGGCTGCGACGCGGCGAGTCCGAGCGCCCAGACCATCTGCTGAACGCTGAGTCCCATGAGCTTGCCCGTCGCCGCCGCCGATCCGAACACGCCGCACGTACCCGTAATGTGCCAGCCGACATCGTAATGATTGGGATAGACCGCGTTTCCAATGCGCAACTCCGTCTCGACGCCAAGCACGAGCGCATTGAGAAAGTCCTTGCCCGACATCGGCCGATATTGCGAGAACGCGAGAATCGCGGAGACCACGGGACCTGCCGGATGAATGATCGTTTTCAGATGCGTGTCGTCGTAATCGAAGATATGGCTGCTGACGCCATTGACGAATGCCGCGTTCATGATGTCGAAGCGCTCCGTGCGGCCAAGCAGATTCGCTTGCGGCGGCCCTGAAAACGGCGTCAATGCGGCGACCGCGCGATCCACCGTCTCGTCGTGCGAGCCTCCCACCGCAACGCCGACCCAGTTCATGAGCGTGCGAATGCCTTCCTTGCGAACCGGCGCGGGCAAGTCTTCATAACGCGTCTTGCCGATGAATTCGGCAAGGATGCGCGTCACTTTCGGCGGACGCGCTTTCGGTGCGTCTGCGCTTGCATTCGCGGACGCGGGCACCGCTTTGGCCGCTCCCGATGACTGAGCGAATGCGCTGGACGAAGCGGTCGCGGACGCGAGCGCACCCGCAGCGCTTGCTTTCAGAAATTGGCGACGATGGGTGACGGACATTCTTTTGTCTCCTCGATGTATGGTGGCTTGGCACCGGTTTGGAATGTTTGGGAGCGGCTGACTACTTTTCAGCCGCTTGGCTAAGCGGGCCTTAAGCAAACTGGCGATAGCCTTTTGCCTTTGGCTTCGAGCATCGCCGGATATTCTCGTCTCCGGGAAGGCGCGGCCCATTCACCCTTCGTAGCAGATTTCACTCCAAGAGCGATGCAGAAACTAAGCGCAACCGTAACCAAGGTCCCCGAGATCACGCTTGCATTCTGGATCATCAAGATTGCGGCGACGACGCTCGGCGAAACGGGCGGCGATGCCGTGTCGATGTCGATGAATCTCGGCTATCTGTTCAGCACGATCATTTTCGCGGCGATATTTTTGGTGGCGGTCGCGGCGCAGATACGCGCGGAGCGCTTCAATCCCGTGCTTTACTGGGTCACCATCATCGCGACCACCACGGTCGGCACGACACTCGCCGATTTCACCGACCGGTCACTCGGCGTAGGGTATGCCGGCGGCAGTGCGATTCTGTTGTTCCTGCTGCTTGCATCGCTGATCACCTGGTATCTCACTACGGGATCGGTGTCGGTCCGAACGGTTTCATCGACGAGAGCAGAGATGTTTTACTGGCTCACGATCATGTTCTCGCAGACGCTGGGCACAGCGCTCGGAGACTGGACCGCCGATACCGCCGGCCTCGGCTATTCGGGTGCAGCGCTCATCTTCGGCGGCGTGCTGCTGGCGCTCGCCATCGCGCACTTTTACACGCGCATTCCCAAGACGGTGCTCTTCTGGGCCGCGTTCATCGTGACGCGCCCGCTCGGGGCGGTAGTGGGCGACTTCCTCGACAAGCCTGTGGTCGATGGCGGTCTTGCCATGAGCCGCTATGGGGCTTCGACTGCACTCGTGCTGTTCATCATCGTATGCATGTCGGTATTTCGACAACGCCCCGCTGCGGCCAATCACTGAACGCCGCAATCGCCTGAGTGAAGTCGCGCAGCGGCCCCGCTGCGCGCGCTCGCGCGAACGAGAAAGCTCCCACCGCTTCAACGCCTCCCTAAAGTTTCGTCTCCCTAGGCCGTAATAGAGTACGAGCGTGATCTTCTCGACGACTTCAGCGTTTCATGACAGGTATTTCGAATACCTAACGAAGTCACGCGCCTTGGCGTCGTGCGGATACCACTGCGTCCGTCTCCCGGACATCGAGCCTCGCGCACATCGGAATCGTCGATAGCCCTCGCCATCGGCACTCTCAACCGGCATGACGAACATGACCCACTTCCTCGTCGGTGCGCTTGGCGCGCCCGCTCGATTTTTGACGGCACGAAAGTCCGCGATAGGCGCCGCCGTGCTGGCGGCAAGCGCGTTGCTTGCGGCATGCGGCGGGGGCGGAGGCGGCGGCGCGGACGCGGCATCCGGTGCGATGAAAAGCGCGGCCGCTCCGGCATCGGCAAGCGCGGCGACAACGGCGCAGCCGACGCAGCCGACGCAGGACGCGAGCGATGCATCGCCGCCGGCTAACACGACGACGGCAAGCTCGGACGGAGCATCGAAGCCTGTCGGCACCGGCTTGCCGGCGTCTTCCCTCTTCTATGGCGTCAACGGTCACAACAACGAAGGCGGCGCCTACGATATCTCGAGCACCGCACTGCAACTGGCGCAATTGCAGGACCTCGGCATGAAGCTCTATCGCAACGAGGTGTACAGCCAGGCATCGGCGACGAAGCTCGCTCGCATTGCAGCAACGATGGCGCTCGGCGGCGTGACGGTCTATCCGGTACTGCTCGTCGACGCGAGCAGCTTCGCGAACGAAACCGATGCGTACAACGCGGCGTATGCGCTCGGGCAACAGACCGCGACTTCCTATCCGTATCCGTATTACGAGGTGTCGAACGAACTCGCTTCCGGCGCGCTGACGGGCAACGTCGACGGCGTCTATCCTCAACAGTTCGTCAATGCCAAGTTCCAGCTCGCGCGCGGCGCGATCCGCGGGCTGATCGATGGCATCAAGTCGGTCGATACGAACGGCAAGATCGTCATGGGCGGCGATACGCGGCTGCATTACGGCTTCGATCAGATGTTGTTCGACGGCACGCAGCCGGACGGCACGAGCGGCCACCCGAGGCTCACGTGGGACATCACCGCATGGCACTGGTACTCGGAGCAGGGCGATATCACGCACGCGTGCGGCGGCACCGGTTGCCACGATGTTCTCGGCGCGCTGCAAGCCTTCGGCAAACCCATCTGGCTGACTGAATTCGGCGTGCGTCCGTGGCTTGGCAACGACCAGCAGATTGCCGCTTACATGGTCGGCGACAGCATGATGGCGCAGTTCGTGTCGGTTGCATCGAGGTACAACCTGCAATCGATTCAGGCCTACGAGCTGTATGACGACCCTATCGGCGGCGAAGGCAATTACGGGCTTTTGATGAACGACGGCGTCACGCAAAAGCCCGCATATGGCGCGGTGAAGAGCTTCATCGCGGCGCATCCGATGTAACGGGCGCCGCTGTCGTGCGACGGGCGGCGGCGCCTCGCTGCATCGGTCACACGGCCGTTAGCCGGAAGAACGAAACCGCCTGCGTCAACTGACGTCCCTGTTCATCGAGCGATTGCGAAGCTGCCGCCGCTTCCTCGACGAGCGCCGCGTTCTGCTGCGTGACCTGATCCATCTGCGCGATCGCCTGGCTCAACTGTTCTATGCCGCGGCTCTGCTCGCCCGAGGCCGTTGCGATCTCACTCATGATGCCGCTCACCTTCGACACCGCGCCGAGCACATCGGCCATCGTCGAGCCGGCTTCCTGCGCGAGCGACGAACCTTCGGCCACGCGTTCGACCGATGCGCCGATTAGCTCCTTGATTTCTTTCGCCGCCGTCGACGAGCGTTGTGCGAGGCTGCGCACTTCCGATGCGACCACCGCAAAGCCGCGTCCTTCCTCGCCCGCGCGCGCCGCTTCGACGGCGGCGTTCAGCGCGAGTATGTTCGTCTGAAACGCGATGCCTTCGATGATGCCGGTGATGTCCGCGATCTTGGCGGAGCGCGCGCTGATCTCGGACATCGTTTCGACCATGCGCACCACCGCTGCATTGCCTTGCCGCGCGACAGCGGACGCATCGGCCGAGAGCGCATTGGCCTGCTGCGCGTGCTCCGCGTTCTGACGCACCGTGCTCGTCAGTTCCTCGACGCTCGACGCCGTTTCTTCGAGCGATGCCGCCTGCTGTTCCGTGCGCGTCGACAAGTCGACGTTGCCGGTCGCGATCTGGCTCGATCCCGTCGCGATGCCGTCCGCGCACGCGCGCACGTTGGCGATGAGTTCGACGAGGTTCGTCTGCATCGTATTCATCGATGCGAGCACGCTGCCGCTGCGCGCATTGCGCACGCGCGCGACGGACGCGAGATCGCCGCTTGCCACGCGCTCGGCCACGTCGCTCAGTTCGCCCGGCTCCGCGCCTAGCGCATGCAAGAGGCTGCGCGTAATGACGATGCCCGCTGCCGCCGCCGCGATGATCGCCGCCGCGCACAGTGCGATCAGCCACGCGCGCCGCGCCGCATAACGCTCGGCCGATTCGGAGACGAGTTGCAAGCCGTTTGCGTCGGTCATGTCGGCGAAGTCTTGCGTCGCCTTGACGAGCGCGGCGAGCAGGGGCCGGCATTCGTCGTTCATCTTCACGATGGCCGCTTCGTGCTGACCCTTGAGCGCGAGATCGACGATGCCGAGCGCGACCGGGCCGTACAGCGCCTCCACGCGATCGATTTCCGCTACCTTCGCGCGCGCCTCGGCGGTGACGTCCGGCGCGGCCGCAGTCATCTCGTTGAGTCTCGCGAGGTCGCGTTTCACGTCTTCGTGTGCCTGAACGACGGCTGCATTTTCCAGGTCGAGGTCCGACTGCTTCGTGACGAGCACGAGATTGCGCGCGGCAATCGCACGCCGATCGACCGCCGTGCGAACCCGTTGGGCAAGCGTCGCCCGCGCGTTGATCTGCGAGACGAAGGTGACGAAGCGCGCGTTGGCGTCAGCGAGCGATTCGATGGATAGCGCGGCTACCAGCAGCACCGCGCCGGTGAGCAATCCGAAGCCGATGGCGAGCTTCGTCCTGACAGACATCCGTTTGCTTTTCATTGTTCTTCTTCCTTGTCGTTCGGAGTTGGGTTGTCGACGCCGGCACGCACCCGATAGACGCCGATGGCACGTCTACGGCACGTAGTCGGATGGCTGAAGATGAACGAAACATCGACGTGAAAAGCAAACGTTTTAGTCGTGAATTTAATTTGAGTTTGGCGCTTGTATCGGAAAGAAAGGGCGTTCGGACCAGGTGTAACGGAAGAAATAAGA of Caballeronia sp. Lep1P3 contains these proteins:
- a CDS encoding MFS transporter — encoded protein: MSVAAQDGAAALPVNQRQIMGAVLASCMGWALDLFDLFVLLYVAPVVGRLFFPSEHAMLSLAAVYASFAVTLLMRPLGSALFGSYADRHGRKGAMIIAVVGVGVSTAAFGVLPTVAQAGLVAPILFLLLRLVQGVFVGGVVASTHTIGTESVAPKYRGAVSGLIGGGGAGLGALLASLTYLAMSSIFPGDLFDTWGWRCMFFTGILSSVLGLFVFNSLEESPLWKKLAAEKAAKAKAAAAQVQTAPAEVVRSPVRTLFSRDYRGVLFVNLLLTIGGGSGYYLTSGYLPTFLKVVSHAPNGAAAAILMISSVAVLAASVAAGHLSTFIGRKSAFVWIGLIRLVALPGLFLLLPTAHSITMIGVYAVLLSALGSAGYAPILIFLNERFPTAIRATGTGLSWNIGFAIGGMMPTFVSLIAKDASQLPSTLAIFVGAISVIFLVGAFIVPETLGKLENGARRAG
- a CDS encoding LysR family transcriptional regulator yields the protein MELKQIQYFIALFEEGTVTRAAKRLNIAQPALSMQVAKLESEVRQTLFERGPHGMAPTEAARLMYRLYTPIMRDIDNAREHLSRRDVIVTGRVSLGMVSSEAQSVLPESLARFDALFPQVEVSVADGFSAQLIDAVESGRLDAAIINKPRGRLTLDVEPLLVEEMVLVTSATHGPALPDEIDLVGRTDLELVLPTRRNGLRGALDAALMAADIVIKPKFEIDLLSTIVQFVEQSATATILPRVVVQAEVDDGRLRARTIVSPPIVRHIIQVTHPKRPIGPAAQALIGIITEEIRRVTKRAPEA
- a CDS encoding diguanylate cyclase is translated as MHVDLITFYFLAIGTLLASCGLTYWEHRTQQRRSRELKILAAGYLTLAVGCTAASFRHDLPGALGSALSNVVIEAGYLLVLHGVAALSGRHYRGFSIGLGGVLALVWIVGGARWQDAIWNFASALPIAIASGMTARELAKSDGNHWGQARRIAVIVSGVHGVFYAARACVLPWVAASFGPHLLPVVGKITMYEGVLYSVILPMTLLRLVRDEAHAELLRESTTDYLTGLGNRRWFFEEGARAIREGAACVLAIDLDQFKTINDRHGHHAGDEVLKSFARVARSVLGRDAVLARIGGEEFAAVLLHRDGQRARALGDAIVGRFAHAVSFDADAAQIRATVSIGLALSDADGAALPELLASADRALYAAKSAGGNRLVVAGEAVASVTFA
- a CDS encoding MmgE/PrpD family protein, coding for MSVTHRRQFLKASAAGALASATASSSAFAQSSGAAKAVPASANASADAPKARPPKVTRILAEFIGKTRYEDLPAPVRKEGIRTLMNWVGVAVGGSHDETVDRAVAALTPFSGPPQANLLGRTERFDIMNAAFVNGVSSHIFDYDDTHLKTIIHPAGPVVSAILAFSQYRPMSGKDFLNALVLGVETELRIGNAVYPNHYDVGWHITGTCGVFGSAAATGKLMGLSVQQMVWALGLAASQPVGLRESFGSMNKSFNPGRAAANGIFAALLASKDYTSSDGMIEAKRGWANTISTKQDYREITEGLGTHYESTLNTYKPFACGIVIHPAIDAAIQLRNENNLKADQIERIDLRVHPLVIELTGKKTPQIGLEGKFSIYHAVAIAIIDGAAGEKQFSDAKVRDPNTVALRDKVNAIVDPAIKPEQVDMTITLKDGRKLHKFIQHAIGSVEVPMTDAQLEKKFSDLADGILPPGQTRALMDKCWHVEQLDNAGDIALAAIPR
- a CDS encoding glycosyl hydrolase, translating into MTHFLVGALGAPARFLTARKSAIGAAVLAASALLAACGGGGGGGADAASGAMKSAAAPASASAATTAQPTQPTQDASDASPPANTTTASSDGASKPVGTGLPASSLFYGVNGHNNEGGAYDISSTALQLAQLQDLGMKLYRNEVYSQASATKLARIAATMALGGVTVYPVLLVDASSFANETDAYNAAYALGQQTATSYPYPYYEVSNELASGALTGNVDGVYPQQFVNAKFQLARGAIRGLIDGIKSVDTNGKIVMGGDTRLHYGFDQMLFDGTQPDGTSGHPRLTWDITAWHWYSEQGDITHACGGTGCHDVLGALQAFGKPIWLTEFGVRPWLGNDQQIAAYMVGDSMMAQFVSVASRYNLQSIQAYELYDDPIGGEGNYGLLMNDGVTQKPAYGAVKSFIAAHPM
- a CDS encoding methyl-accepting chemotaxis protein, translated to MKSKRMSVRTKLAIGFGLLTGAVLLVAALSIESLADANARFVTFVSQINARATLAQRVRTAVDRRAIAARNLVLVTKQSDLDLENAAVVQAHEDVKRDLARLNEMTAAAPDVTAEARAKVAEIDRVEALYGPVALGIVDLALKGQHEAAIVKMNDECRPLLAALVKATQDFADMTDANGLQLVSESAERYAARRAWLIALCAAAIIAAAAAGIVITRSLLHALGAEPGELSDVAERVASGDLASVARVRNARSGSVLASMNTMQTNLVELIANVRACADGIATGSSQIATGNVDLSTRTEQQAASLEETASSVEELTSTVRQNAEHAQQANALSADASAVARQGNAAVVRMVETMSEISARSAKIADITGIIEGIAFQTNILALNAAVEAARAGEEGRGFAVVASEVRSLAQRSSTAAKEIKELIGASVERVAEGSSLAQEAGSTMADVLGAVSKVSGIMSEIATASGEQSRGIEQLSQAIAQMDQVTQQNAALVEEAAAASQSLDEQGRQLTQAVSFFRLTAV